The Bos indicus x Bos taurus breed Angus x Brahman F1 hybrid chromosome 15, Bos_hybrid_MaternalHap_v2.0, whole genome shotgun sequence genome includes a window with the following:
- the LOC113904832 gene encoding olfactory receptor 688-like, with the protein MDTTLSITNGSRFQVSEFVLMGFPGIHSWQHWLSLPLALLYLLALGANLLILITIHHESTLHQPMYYLLGILAVVDIGLATTIMPKILAIFWFNAKTISLTECFAQLYAINCFMGMESGIFLCMAVDRYVAICYPLQYSSIVTETFVIKVTLSMMLRNGLLIIPVPVLAAQRHYCSRNEIDHCLCSNLGVTSLACDDITINRFYHLALAWFVVGSDMGLVFASYMLIIRSVLRLNSAEATSKALSTCSSHLTLILFFYTAVIVVSVTHLAGRQFPIIPVLLNVLHSVIPPALNPMVYALRTQELRVGFQRFFGLGEHMSRK; encoded by the coding sequence ATGGATACTACCCTAAGTATAACCAATGGCTCAAGGTTTCAAGTGTCTGAATTTGTTCTAATGGGGTTTCCAGGCATTCACAGCTGGCAACACTGGCTCTCCCTGCCCCTGGCTCTACTCTACCTCTTAGCTCTTGGTGCCAATCTCCTCATCTTGATCACCATCCATCATGAGTCTACCTTACACCAGCCCATGTATTACCTCCTTGGTATCTTGGCTGTGGTGGACATTGGACTGGCTACTACCATCATGCCCAAAATCCTGGCCATTTTCTGGTTTAATGCCAAGACCATAAGTCTCACTGAGTGCTTTGCTCAGTTGTATGCCATCAACTGTTTCATGGGCATGGAGTCAGGCATCTTCCTCTGCATGGCTGTAGATAGGTATGTAGCCATTTGCTATCCCCTTCAGTACTCTTCCATAGTCACTGAGACTTTTGTGATCAAAGTCACACTGTCTATGATGCTCAGGAATGGCCTGCTGATCATCCCAGTGCCTGTACTTGCTGCCCAGAGACACTACTGCTCCAGGAATGAGATTGACCACTGCCTATGCTCTAACTTGGGGGTCACCAGTCTGGCCTGTGATGACATCACTATTAATAGATTTTACCATTTGGCCTTGGCTTGGTTTGTGGTTGGGAGTGACATGGGTCTGGTCTTTGCTTCCTACATGTTGATTATTCGCTCAGTGCTGAGGTTGAACTCTGCTGAAGCAACATCTAAGGCCCTGAGTACCTGCAGCTCTCATCTCAccctcattctctttttctaCACTGCTGTTATTGTAGTGTCTGTCACCCACCTGGCAGGAAGACAGTTTCCCATCATCCCTGTTCTTCTCAATGTGCTGCATAGTGTCATTCCCCCAGCCCTTAACCCTATGGTGTATGCCCTTAGGACCCAGGAGCTGAGGGTGGGCTTCCAAAGGTTCTTTGGTCTGGGTGAGCATATGTCTAGGAAGTGA